The following coding sequences lie in one Pseudomonas sp. B33.4 genomic window:
- a CDS encoding AraC family transcriptional regulator, which translates to MIPTPLPQKSPLALHIDPRVKAPGDFATAIPGLSLFRRDQPAPPVVCMIEPSLILVGRGEKRLWVGGEGYSYDPSRFLVTSLDLPANSEVMLASPEQPCVGLVLKLDVSMLAEVITKSGLPAKRQPATGTGAAIGSLSSALEGALDRLLALLDEPEAIPVLAPLILREIHYRLLHTDQGARLRQITAVDGQGYRIAKAIDWLKLNYADALRIDDLAARVQMSAPTFHHHFRQLTGMSPLQYQKWLRLNEARRLMLVERLDVSRAAFAVGYESPSQFSREYGRLFGTAPSRDIALLRGQPFEAEALGTVAN; encoded by the coding sequence ATGATCCCTACCCCTCTGCCGCAGAAATCACCTTTGGCGTTGCACATTGACCCGCGCGTGAAGGCCCCGGGTGACTTCGCCACGGCCATCCCTGGCTTGTCGTTGTTTCGTCGCGACCAACCGGCGCCGCCCGTGGTGTGCATGATCGAACCGAGCCTGATTCTGGTCGGTCGCGGCGAGAAGCGCTTGTGGGTCGGTGGTGAGGGCTACAGCTATGACCCTTCACGGTTTCTGGTGACCTCACTGGATCTGCCCGCCAACTCCGAAGTGATGCTTGCCAGTCCTGAGCAGCCCTGTGTCGGCCTCGTGCTGAAGCTGGATGTGAGCATGCTCGCCGAGGTCATCACCAAGAGCGGCTTGCCGGCCAAGCGGCAGCCAGCAACGGGCACGGGCGCCGCGATTGGCAGTCTGTCGTCGGCGTTGGAGGGCGCGCTTGATCGCCTGCTGGCATTGCTCGACGAACCCGAGGCGATCCCGGTGCTGGCGCCGCTGATTCTGCGCGAAATCCACTACCGGTTACTCCACACCGATCAAGGTGCGCGGCTGCGGCAGATCACGGCCGTCGATGGTCAGGGTTATCGCATCGCCAAGGCGATTGACTGGCTCAAGCTCAACTACGCAGATGCCCTGCGCATCGACGATCTGGCCGCGCGGGTGCAGATGAGCGCGCCGACCTTTCACCATCATTTCCGCCAGCTCACCGGCATGAGTCCGCTGCAGTACCAGAAATGGCTGCGGCTCAACGAAGCGCGGCGGCTGATGCTGGTCGAGCGCCTCGACGTTTCGCGGGCGGCGTTTGCCGTCGGCTATGAAAGCCCTTCGCAGTTCAGCCGCGAATATGGCCGGCTGTTCGGCACCGCGCCGAGTCGTGACATCGCCCTTTTGCGCGGGCAGCCATTCGAAGCAGAAGCCCTCGGCACAGTCGCGAATTGA
- a CDS encoding MFS transporter: protein MTFPSTDPSKRTGGWSAVLAMSLAAFALVASEFMPVSLLTPIAADLHITEGQAGQGISVSGAFALITSLLIASVAARIECKQLLLGLTLLMIVSGTVVAVAPGYPSFMLGRALIGIAIGGFWSLSAATAMRLVKPEQVSRALAIVNGGNALATVIAAPAGSFLGSLIGWRGAFFCVVPVAVLAAVWLMISLPSFKAERQANSGNVLRLMKQPPVALGMVAVSVFFMGQFMLFTYLRPFLEGVTGASVSTLSLMLLGLGLAGFVGTFLIERFMGRGLYRTLTVIPLIMAAIALALVSFGKSPVLTAVLLGLWGLVATAAPVGWWTWLAQTLPDDAEAGGGLLVAIVQLAIAGGAIIGGLAFDLSGYKATFELSAAVLVVASVLAWMAGRNATEVHLVEANAAA, encoded by the coding sequence ATGACCTTTCCTTCTACAGATCCTTCTAAAAGAACAGGCGGCTGGAGCGCTGTGCTGGCCATGTCGCTGGCCGCATTCGCTTTGGTCGCTTCAGAGTTCATGCCGGTTAGCCTGCTGACGCCGATTGCGGCAGACCTGCACATCACCGAAGGCCAGGCCGGGCAGGGGATTTCCGTGTCGGGCGCCTTTGCCTTGATCACCAGCCTGTTGATCGCCTCGGTCGCCGCGCGCATCGAATGCAAACAATTGCTGCTGGGCCTGACCTTGCTGATGATCGTCTCCGGCACGGTGGTCGCGGTCGCGCCGGGCTACCCGTCTTTCATGTTAGGGCGCGCGTTGATCGGGATTGCGATTGGTGGTTTCTGGTCACTATCGGCGGCGACTGCAATGCGTCTGGTGAAGCCTGAACAGGTTTCGCGAGCGCTGGCCATCGTCAATGGCGGTAACGCGCTGGCCACCGTAATCGCCGCTCCGGCGGGCAGCTTTCTTGGCTCGCTGATTGGCTGGCGTGGCGCATTCTTCTGTGTGGTTCCGGTCGCGGTGCTTGCCGCCGTGTGGCTGATGATCAGCCTGCCGTCGTTCAAGGCTGAGCGCCAGGCAAATAGCGGCAACGTCCTGCGCCTGATGAAGCAGCCGCCGGTGGCCTTGGGCATGGTCGCCGTCAGCGTTTTTTTCATGGGCCAATTCATGCTGTTCACCTACCTGCGACCCTTTCTTGAAGGCGTGACGGGCGCCAGCGTTTCAACGTTGTCCTTGATGCTGCTAGGGCTGGGACTGGCCGGTTTTGTCGGCACCTTTCTGATCGAACGGTTTATGGGCCGCGGCCTGTACCGCACGTTGACCGTCATCCCGCTGATCATGGCGGCCATCGCGCTGGCGTTGGTCAGCTTCGGCAAATCACCGGTGCTGACCGCCGTGTTGCTCGGCCTCTGGGGACTGGTCGCCACGGCCGCACCGGTCGGCTGGTGGACATGGCTGGCGCAGACGCTTCCGGATGATGCGGAAGCCGGAGGCGGCTTGCTCGTGGCGATTGTTCAACTGGCAATCGCCGGTGGCGCGATCATTGGTGGTCTGGCTTTTGATTTGAGTGGTTATAAAGCTACGTTCGAGCTTAGTGCCGCTGTCTTGGTTGTCGCGTCGGTGTTGGCGTGGATGGCGGGGCGCAATGCCACGGAGGTTCATCTTGTCGAGGCGAATGCGGCTGCTTGA